In Mytilus edulis chromosome 6, xbMytEdul2.2, whole genome shotgun sequence, the following proteins share a genomic window:
- the LOC139527264 gene encoding calcium release-activated calcium channel protein 1-like isoform X2, producing the protein MAKMGITKEGRNWLYLHHSKARLKASSHTSSLLAGFALVALVEIQIEEDVSPALLIVFSVCTTLLVSVHLLALMISTCILPNIEAVSNVHNVNAVNESPHEKMNILIQMAWAFSTGLGILLFLTEIVLICWVKFDVKKIGNNKGAAWASTAVVIPVGVIFIIFSFHFYRQLISHKVEQKAKDIEELARLANDIDMNNHNSGGIQIV; encoded by the exons atggcCAAAATGGGAATAACTAAAGAAGGAAGAAATTGGTTATATTTGCATCATAGTAAAGCTAGACTAAAAGCTTCTAGTCATACATCCTCACTCTTGGCAGGATTTGCTTTG gttGCTTTGGTAGAAATACAGATTGAAGAAGATGTATCACCAGCTCTTCTGATAGTGTTTAGTGTGTGTACCACGTTACTTGTTTCTGTACATCTCCTGGCCTTGATGATTAGTACATGTATCTTACCAAACATTGAGGCCGTCAGCAATGTACATAATGTCAATGCTGTCAACGAATCTCCGcatgaaaaaatgaatattttaattcaaatggCGTGGGCATTTTCAACGGGACTTGGAATATTATTGTTTTTGACGGAAATAGTGCTAATATGCTGGGTCAAGTTTGACGTGAAGAAAATCGGTAACAATAAAGGAGCAGCATGGGCGTCGACTGCTGTTGTCATTCCTGTGGGagttattttcataatattttcattCCATTTTTATCGACAATTAATTTCACATAAAGTTGAACAGAAAGCTAAAGACATAGAAGAGTTAGCGAGACTAGCAAATGATATAGATATGAACAACCATAACAGTGGTGGCATACAAATTGTCTAA
- the LOC139526237 gene encoding uncharacterized protein yields MSRKITGILILRACKTDLTASEFENIQERLRDITNTKTATLRSRQRCKFQRDGTSFPSVSTKEKKNNKTKNRHFRRRPQVLSNKINTVVNLSSKQLTEDETSLLSRGLNFCPVPGPVNDTKLSEELDYFARSLRIKEHFASKEDDSTTSDSDSDDSNEYRFRKKSNWVPKPSKNTTLESFIDNVKTDILTNVKINNQTYDNLTPDERVALTNLRDNDDIVVKPADKGSAVVVMDKSNYVQEAIRQLDDDRFYRKLNSDPTLQFSEEITECLKEMCDNNIIDIDTFKYLKPENSKPGRFYLLPKIHKPGNPGRPIVSANGHPTEKISEFVDYYLRPHVENLPSFIKDSTDYLLKMQDLNPLPANTTLVTMDVTSLYTNIPHADGIEACREVWDSRSLKIPPTDCLVEMLTMVLKKNNFTFHGEHYLQTNGTAMGTKMAPSYANIFMGKFEKQLLECSIEKPLSWYRFIDDVDMKWDKGDQKLQTFITNANNQHPTIKFTHETSNSTINFLDTSSTLSIQKRFS; encoded by the exons ATGAGTAGGAAAATAACAGGAATACTAATATTAAGA GCTTGCAAAACAGATCTAACAGCAAGTGAATTCGAGAACATCCAAGAGCGCCTGAGAGATATAACCAACACTAAGACCGCCACTCTCCGCTCCAGACAAAGATGCAAATTTCAACGGGATGGTACTTCTTTCCCATCCGTtagtacaaaagaaaaaaagaataataaaaccaaaaacaGACATTTTAGACGTAGACCTCAAGTCCTTAGCAACAAGATCAATACCGTTGTTAATCTTTCCAGCAAACAACTTACTGAGGACGAAACGTCATTACTATCCAGAGGCCTAAACTTTTGTCCAGTCCCAGGTCCAGTGAATGATACTAAATTGTCTGAGGAACTGGATTATTTTGCCAGGAGCCTCCGCATCAAGGAACATTTTGCATCGAAAGAGGACGATAGCACCACCTCAGATAGTGACTCTGATGACTCCAACGAATATAGATTTAGAAAGAAAAGCAACTGGGTCCCTAAACCAAGCAAAAACACCACCTTAGAATCATTTATAGACAATGTTAAAACGGATATacttacaaatgtaaaaataaacaatcagACCTATGATAATTTAACACCTGATGAACGTGTGGCTTTGACAAATTTGAGAGATAATGACGACATTGTTGTTAAACCTGCAGACAAAGGGAGTGCAGTTGTCGTCATGGACAAATCTAACTATGTCCAAGAGGCCATTCGCCAATTAGATGATGACCGGTTTTACAGAAAACTTAATTCGGACCCCACCCTCCAATTCAGCGAGgaaataacagaatgtttaaagGAAATGTGTGACAATAACATCATTGATATAGatactttcaaatatttaaaacctgAAAATTCAAAACCTGGGCGATTCTACCTGCTCCCTAAAATTCATAAACCTGGTAACCCAGGTAGACCAATCGTCTCAGCTAATGGTCATCCCACAGAAAAAATatccgaattcgttgattactatCTTCGACCTCATGTAGAAAACTTGCCATCTTTTATTAAAGATTCTACAGATTACTTACTAAAGATGCAGGATTTAAACCCTCTACCTGCCAATACTACTCTTGTCACTATGGATGTCACCTCTCTCTATACGAATATTCCCCATGCGGATGGTATTGAAGCATGTAGAGAAGTTTGGGACTCTCGATCTCTTAAAATTCCACCTACTGATTGCTTAGTTGAAATGCTTACTATGGTCTTGAAAAAGAACAACTTCACATTCCACGGAGAACACTATTTACAGACAAATGGCACTGCTATGGGTACAAAAATGGCTCCATCTTATGCCAATATATTCATGGGTAAATTTGAAAAGCAACTGCTGGAGTGCTCCatcgaaaaaccgctttcctggtATCGATTTATTGATGACGTTGACATGAAATGGGACAAGGGAGACCAAAAATTACAAACTTTTATAACAAATGCTAACAATCAACACCCTACCATCAAATTCACCCATGAAACATCTAATTCCACCATAAACTTCCTTGATACATCTAGCACCCTCTCT atacaGAAAAGATTTTCATGA
- the LOC139527265 gene encoding MORN repeat-containing protein 3-like has protein sequence MPHLKEPKEKEPLWKEWDYLAQKKGIRHTVYSVNGDQFTGEWLDNKKDGKGTYKWKENGAIYDGDWKKGKRNGFGTYSVPKPNNGYRKEYSGGWKNDMRHGYGTQFYGDNEYYEGEWYADKRSGWGRMYFSDGTIYEGEWFDDQRNGQGMVRLTNENRYEGSWKDDKKNGPGKFFYLTKGQVYEGVWKDDIAKCGNMRDFDREGAPEPTKYPIPDVKLLNAESVLQEAEEQFLQDHD, from the exons ATGCCACATTTGAAGGAGCCAAAAGAGAAAGAACCTTTATGGAAAGAGTGGGATTATTTAGCACAGAAGAAAGGCATCCGACACACTGTTTATTCTGTGAATGGTGATCAATTTACTGGAGAATGGCTAGACAATAAAAAAGACG GTAAAGGTACATACAAGTGGAAAGAAAACGGTGCAATCTACGATGGTGATTGGAAGAAAGGAAAGAGGAACGGATTTGGTACATACAGTGTTCCTAAACCTAATAATGGATATAGAAAAGAATACTCGGGAGGATGGAAAAATGATATGAGACAT GGTTATGGTACACAGTTTTATGGTGACAATGAATACTATGAAGGGGAATGGTATGCTGATAAAAGAAGTGGATGGGGTCGCATGTACTTTAGTGATGGAACAATTTATGAAGGAGAATGGTTTGATGATCAAAGAAATGGACAAGGAATGGTTAGATTAA CAAATGAAAATCGTTATGAAGGATCATGGAAAGATGATAAGAAGAATGGTCCAGGTAAATTTTTCTACCTGACAAAAGGACAGGTATATGAAGGTGTATGGAAAGATGATATTGCTAAGTGTGGCAACATGAGAGATTTTGACCGAGAAGGAGCACCCGAACCTACTAAATACCCTATACCTGAT gtTAAATTATTAAATGCAGAGTCAGTATTACAAGAAGCTGAAGAACAATTTTTACAAGATCATGATTAG